The Malassezia japonica chromosome 8, complete sequence genome includes a window with the following:
- a CDS encoding uncharacterized protein (EggNog:ENOG503NX47; COG:S) translates to MTVQRVDSGALGGTMHKSAVINVMQPMGSMSLSPSSRDVVLGAKIGLFVLDLENPYALPQFFAHRTAWEVADIQWNPHHARREWVASTSNQKLVLWNLSRPEATKTPVPSDVVVSGVPRRRIREGGIGVSPRIPPTRLAHQRSSVQPAESTSSAVERLFDAHTRAITDINWSPIHPEILASCSVDTWTYLWDLRMGGRRGHKPAQGYSAWNASMTQVKWNRVSPHRIAASCDNKVLIWDDRFGALPLATVEAHHSKIYGLQWSPEMECGREQFMTCSLDGTIKYWDLGAETSRAAASRRELITVPLATIATPQPVWRAKYLPFGHGAMSVAQRGDCSPCLWAAGTQTEPVQRFDGHTDTVREFLFRTKGGTDASHDDREFQLLTWSKDQTLRMWPITEDMLHSVGHIKGAPMQVSATPSGPEISTQEGIQIQQPRRKVRPEWNISPTQTSFGSSSSASPRRAASDVARSLPDRYSISGGNPCSLPSRSPSKALRQLRSLHAYSPPANIRQGSTDAGPQMRYQDANEIPGAFHDPVNWMTRVQIERGAEGGDEAPPSASVPARTPNYGVLPDEIMRVGRRFPHIFEAIDVAHRRCTVLVSGPWSEQTRALAYLRVVFTFPSAYPHRPPAVEVEKNPTIPFRTRAELQTALVDVVEEKSAAHAPCLEACIEALTMHGHDTSSPKHDAAEEKSNLPPLTAQNDEESEFLRSYQTVVDAVVRLTLRASDTVESELLDSDVVQLMSTNVLSRARRPAPDGA, encoded by the exons ATGACGGTCCAGCGCGTAGACTCtggcgcgctgggcggcaCGATGCACAAGTCGGCCGTGATTAATGTCATGCAGCCGATGGGAAGTATGAGTCTGAGCCCAT CGAGCCGCGAcgtggtgctcggcgcaaAGATAGGGCTCTTTgtgctcgacctcgagaACCCCTATGCCCTTCCCCAGTTCTTCGCGCACCGCACCGCGTGGGAGGTGGCTGATATCCAGTGGAATCCCCACCATGCACGGCGCGAGTGGGTCGCCAGCACGTCGAACCAGAAGCTCGTGCTATGGAACCTGTCGCGCCCCGAAGCGACCAAGACCCCTGTGCCGTCCGACGTCGTGGTGAGCGGCGTGCCCCGCCGGCGCATCCGCGAGGGAGGTATCGGTGTGTCGCCCCGCATCCCACCCACGCGTCTCGCGCATCAGCGCAGCTCGGTACAGCCTGCGGagagcacctcgagcgccgtcgagcgcctctttgaCGCACATACACGTGCGATTACCGATATCAACTGGTCGCCGATCCATCCCGAGATTCTGGCGAGCTGCAGTGTGGACACATGGACCTACCTATGGGACTTGCGCATgggcggccgacgaggacacAAGCCGGCACAAGGCTACTCTGCGTGGAATGCCAGCATGACGCAAGTCAAGTGGAATCGCGTGTCGCCCCATCGTATCGCCGCTTCGTGCGACAACAAGGTCTTGATCTGGGATGACCGATTCGGTGCGCTGCCCCTGGCCActgtcgaggcgcaccaCAGCAAGATTTACGGCCTGCAGTGGAGCCCCGAAATGGAGTGTGGCCGCGAGCAATTCATGACGTgctcgctcgacggcacCATCAAGTACTGGGACCTCGGCGCAGAGACGTCGCGtgccgcagcgtcgcggcgcgagcttATCACTGTGCCGCTGGCGACAATTgcgacgccgcagccggTTTGGCGTGCCAAGTACCTCCCGTTTGGCCACGGCGCCATgtcggtcgcgcagcgtggcgACTGCTCGCCGTGCTTATGGGCAGCCGGTACACAGACCGAGCCGGTCCAGCGGTTCGACGGACATACCGATACTGTGCGCGAGTTTCTCTTCCGCACCAAAGGCGGCAccgacgcgtcgcacgacgaccgcgagTTCCAGCTGCTTACCTGGAGCAAGGAccagacgctgcgcatgtGGCCGATCACGGAGGACATGCTGCACTCGGTCGGCCACATCAAAGGCGCGCCGATGCAGGTGAGCGCCACGCCAAGCGGCCCCGAAATTAGCACGCAAGAAGGCATCCAGATCcagcagccgcggcgcaaggtgcgGCCCGAGTGGAACATTTCGCCCACCCAGACGTCGTtcggcagcagcagcagtgcgtcgccgcgtcgcgcagcgagcgacGTTGCGCGGTCGCTCCCGGATCGCTACTCGATCTCTGGGGGCAATCCGTGCTCGCTGCCCAGCCGCAGTCCGTCCaaagcgctgcgccagctgcgGTCCTTGCACGCCTACTCCCCCCCCGCCAATATCCGCCAGGGAAGCACGGATGCGGGGCCGCAGATGCGCTACCAGGACGCAAACGAGATACCCGGCGCCTTTCACGACCCCGTCAACTGGATGACCCGCGTCCAgatcgagcgcggcgccgaagGAGGCGACGAGGCACCGCCCTCGGCGTCTGTGCCTGCACGCACGCCCAACTACGGCGTGTTGCCCGACGAGATTatgcgcgtcggccgccgcttTCCGCATATCTTTGAAGCAatcgacgtcgcgcaccggcggTGCACGGTACTAGTGAGCGGCCCATGGAGCGagcagacgcgcgcgctggccTATCTGCGCGTCGTCTTTACCTTCCCATCCGCATACCCCCACCGCCCGCCGGCGGTCGAAGTGGAAAAGAATCCCACGATCCCAttccgcacgcgcgccgagctccagaCGGCGCTTGTGGACGTGGTCGAGGAAaagagcgcggcgcacgcgccgtgcctcgaggcgtgcatcgaggcgctgacgATGCACGGCCACGACACTTCGTCGCCAAAGCACGATGCGGCCGAAGAAAAGTCGAATCTGCCGCCGCTCACCGCACAGAACGACGAGGAGAGCGAGTTCTTGCGGTCCTACCAGACGGTCGTCGACGCAGTCGTGCGCctgacgctgcgcgcgtccgacacggtcgagtcggagctgctcgactcggacgTCGTGCAGCTCATGAGCACCAATGTGCtgtcgcgtgcgcggcggccggcgcccgACGGGGCGTAG
- a CDS encoding uncharacterized protein (EggNog:ENOG503PKY5; COG:S) — protein sequence MREGEPEEVQLRPPARVLRDHERGEDAYEMVRRVYSQCLWLGEAHTPLRAFLELLESVQSGAYHLVHLVRTPAEIRARFPAWARERLLDMHEKRGESSVPHDHEAAAMHAALTLGPLARTLPQDPSALAQFVHAMHCREVQLQLVLLAWLLARKRHGDPHLAHEGEAPKAKRKSSKPRRWTGMAPALPFSFLWDTKKSRKGRADQKNTGDRPEGAEDEAARAATDSPISEVSTPGEAPNSASDAVQPESAPGIYWDLLGDQLCLLQCAPTSSAGVMYGSAAHIRPVNDERDEAQWLCASVLEPVFSSTLPKECARLRTKCFGPGPVATPAPRRLKRTTSAPSTQPVDKKEPLPTLRTEERTMIRADRKQREVVMPRQLKRSTSVSAAPAAAPPNKRKRPASRWGAAAEGHTLVCATPEKPKQLVPQNPDRVTFPRADVAG from the exons ATGCGCGAAGGCGAGCCGGAGGAGGTCCAGCTGCGCCCTCCTGCCCGCGTACTGCGCGACCATGAGCGGGGCGAGGACGCGTACGAGATGGTAAGGCGGGTATATTCGCAGTGCCTGTGGCTCGGAGaggcgcacacgccgctgcgggCGTTTCTGGAGCTGCTGGAATCGGTACAGAGCGGCGCCTATCATCTCGTGCAtctcgtgcgcacgcctGCCGAGAtccgcgcgcgcttccCTGCGTGGGCTCGCGAGAGGCTCTTGGACATGCACGAAAAAAGGGGCGAGTCGTCTGTGCCCCATGAccacgaggcggcggcgatgcaCGCTGCACTGACCTTGGGTCCACTGGCGCGTACCTTGCCACAGGATCcgagcgcgctggcgcagtTTGTACATGCGATGCACTGCAGAGA GGTccagctgcagctcgtgctcCTTGCGTGGCTCCTCGCCAGGAAACGCCATGGCGATCCGCACTTGGCGCACGaaggcgaggcgcccaaggcgaAACGGAAATCGTCCAAACCACGGCGCTGGACGGGCATGGCGCCTGCGCTTCCGTTTTCATTTCTATGGGACACGAAAAAGAGCCGCAAAGGGCGGGCGGACCAAAAAAATACCGGCGACCGGCCAGAGGGAGCGGAAGACGaagcggcacgcgcagcgaccgACTCGCCAATCTCGGAGGTGTCGACGCCAGGCGAGGCACCGAACAGCGCGTCGGATGCCGTGCAGCCCGAATCAGCGCCTGGCATT TACTGggacctgctcggcgaccagtTGTGCCTCTTGCAGTGCGCGCCTACGTCCTCGGCTGGCGTCATGTACGGCTCTGCCGCACACATTCGCCCTGTGAatgacgagcgcgacgaggcgcagtgGCTCTGTGCATCGGTCCTGGAGCCGGTCTTTTCGAGCACCCTCCCGAAAGAGTGTGCCCGTCTGCGAACCAAGTGCTTTGGCCCCGGCCCGGTCGCTACGCCTGCCCCCCGCCGCCTAAAGCGCACGACTtctgcgccgagcacgcagCCCGTTGACAAAAAAGAGCCGCTGCCTACGCTGCGTACCGAGGAACGCACCATGatccgcgccgaccgcaagcagcgcgaaGTGGTGATGCCACGACAGCTCaagcgcagcacgagcgtaagcgcagcaccggcggccgcgcctccCAATAAGCGCAAGCGGCCGGCGAGCCGgtggggcgcggcggccgaagGGCATACACTTGTCTGTGCGACGCCCGAGAAGCCGAAGCAGCTTGTGCCCCAAAAT CCCGACCGCGTCACGTTTCCCCgagccgacgtcgccggGTGA
- the USO1 gene encoding type I protein arginine methyltransferase (BUSCO:EOG09261B18; EggNog:ENOG503NV2H; COG:U), translating to MLHGLGLLRQQYTKYAAGSSQSPESTIQVLAQKLSDATLAREDRRAALLSLRALTRDHAAAVGEHALIPLLRWIKTRESDEEMLRAAVEACLSLCQVPQGDTSGEGHKRAVSNMHRLLDEPDALLALLALLAPAHAFYTRFAALQLLATLLEHRRADVQEKVLAAPGGCSAVLQCLEAAPTSSTEIIRNEALLLLPSLASGSADIQKIIAFEGAFERLLDIIAQEGRIEGGVVVQDALTGLEALLVDNGSNQNYFRETLSIPLLAPLLFFPPPLPPSADELAKHEYSSLRDAFLLQEWDEEKLANALLLVRCIRHLVDGHGDDHRENQRAMRNSGLTECLVQLVFASLAPPLLKAQTLHLLASVLRNSRQNQDLLSTSVVTPVALVRREDANEEMGEPPFQLSWQAPQPAMLCLIALALRGPGATEMASQAMAVRTAALAAFDALVAQNVDVRMTLLHALVAAPAPGQNHGNSNQLLLESIAHLPSTSLVSSTTSTKFDASQYLFASLMLSSLLHGSDTTKEFARRIHLDQSGRCVASATLQAPEGDEDPPTTLLHLIVGNLAMAMRELGEAVRRERAAAADANTSSSEDWTRVIVGYLVLLCHWLWQSPESVADLISESANLQVVLQPVAQSSGVDVVIQGLAAFVLGELYEFNPLTSQEDGVLTRQAMHPILYSRIGPDAFSTRLVRLKSDPRFATVGPDVFEQFVTLAAQPGKDDTPQLYFSWLFVEFWKEHYARMQKAVLVEPDTTSASSAESSAELLDARQQITTLTAELHRVQAEAALVDGLRADAAKAQAEAAESTQLREQLAAVRNVLDETKKALDEAHQQLRAQTGSAKESNDEHAQASEKLRAEHAAATERLRAELGADSRRRQEEHAAELEKLRQELFKETQLREEHQNELARLREEHAKGAAPADDAQLAQENEDLLVLLDELSTKHKRNKARMRMQGWDVSEDEDDDDDDEL from the coding sequence ATGTTGCATGGGCTGGGCCTGCTCCGGCAGCAGTACACCAAGTACGCCGCGGGAAGTTCGCAGAGTCCGGAGAGTACGATTCAGGTGCTGGCACAGAAACTGTCTGATGCCACCCTCGCGCGCGAAgaccggcgcgcggcgctcctgtcgctgcgcgccttgaCGCGTGaccatgccgccgccgtagGCGAGCACGCACTCATCCCCCTCCTCCGTTGGATCAAGACCAGggagagcgacgaggaaatgctgcgtgcggccgtcgaggcgtGCCTGTCGTTGTGTCAGGTGCCGCAGGGAGATACCAGCGGCGAAGGCCACAAACGCGCCGTGTCAAATAtgcaccgcctgctcgacgagccggacgcactgcttgcgctccttgcgctgctcgcacCTGCGCACGCTTTCTATACACGCTTTGCAGCGCTTCAGctgctcgcgacgctcctcgagcaccgccgcgccgacgtccaAGAAAaggtgctcgccgcgccgggcgggTGCAGCGCAGTGCTCCAGTGCCTCGAGGCAGCGcccacgtcgagcaccgagATCATCCGCAACGAGGCTTTGCTACTCctgccgtcgctcgcgagcggAAGCGCAGATATCCAAAAGATCATTGCGTTCGAAGGCGCTTTCGAGCGGCTTCTCGATATTATCGCCCAGGAAGGGCGCATCGagggcggcgtcgtcgtccaggACGCGCTCACTGGCCTCGAGGCACTCTTGGTCGACAATGGCTCGAACCAGAACTACTTCCGCGAGACGCTCTCGATTCCGCTTctggcgccgctgctcttCTTTCCCCCGCCCCTCCCCCCGAGCGCAGACGAGCTGGCAAAGCACGAGTACAGCTCGCTCCGCGACGCTTTCCTCCTCCAGGAATGGGACGAGGAAAAGCTCGCGAACGCGCTCCTCTTGGTGCGCTGCATCCgccacctcgtcgacggccaCGGCGACGACCACCGCGAAAACCAGCGTGCGATGCGCAACAGCGGCCTGACCGAGTGCTTGGTGCAGCTCGTCTTTGCGAgtcttgcgccgccgctgctcaaggCACAGACACTGCACCTCCTCGCCTCGGTCCTGCGCAACTCGCGGCAGAATCAAGACCTGCTCAGCACCTCGGTCGTGACGCccgtggcgctcgtccgccgcgaggaCGCCAACGAAGAGATGGGCGAGCCGCCGTTCCAGCTGTCGTGGCAGGCACCGCAGCCCGCGATGCTGTGCCTCattgcgctggcgctccgCGGGCCCGGCGCGACCGAGATGGCGTCGCAGGCcatggccgtgcgcaccgccgcgctcgccgcttttgacgcgctcgtcgcgcagaaTGTTGACGTGCGCATGACACTTCtccatgcgctcgtcgccgcgccggccccTGGACAGAACCACGGCAACTCGAAccagctcctgctcgagtCGATCGCACActtgccgagcacgtcgctgGTGTCGTCCACGACGAGCACCAAGTTTGACGCGTCGCAGTACCTCTTTGCGTCGCTCATGCTCAGCAGCCTCTTGCACGGCAGCGACACCACAAAGGAATTTGCACGCCGCATCCACCTCGACCAGAgcggccgctgcgtcgcctcggcgacgctccaggcgcccgagggcgacgaggatCCCCCGACGACGCTCTTGCACCTGATCGTCGGCAACCTCGCCatggcgatgcgcgagctcggcgaggcggtgcgccgcgagcgcgcggccgccgcggacgCCAACACGAGCAGCTCCGAGGACTGGACACGCGTCATTGTCGGCtacctcgtcctcctctgCCACTGGCTCTGGCAGAGCCCAGAGAGTGTCGCGGACCTTATCAGCGAGAGCGCAAACCTGCAAGTGGTCTTGCAGCCTGTCGCACAATCGAGTGGCGTGGACGTCGTGATCCAGGGCCTCGCGGCGTttgtgctcggcgagctgtaCGAGTTCAACCCGCTCACCTCGCAAGAGGACGGCGTGTTGACGCGCCAGGCGATGCACCCTATTCTCTACTCGCGCATCGGCCCGGACGCGTtctcgacgcgcctcgtgcgcctcaAGAGCGATCCGCGCTTTGCGACGGTCGGCCCGGACGTCTTTGAGCAGTTTGTCACGCTCGCGGCACAGCCCGGCAAGGACGATACGCCGCAGCTCTACTTTTCGTGGCTCTTTGTCGAGTTCTGGAAGGAGCACTATGCGCGCATGCAAAAAgcggtcctcgtcgagccggACACGACGTCTGCGTCGTCCGCCGAGAGCtccgccgagctgctcgacgcgcggcagcaGATTACCACGCtcaccgccgagctgcaccgcgtccaAGCGGAAGCGGCCCTGGTCGACgggctgcgtgccgacgccgccaaGGCCCAGGCAGAGGCCGCAGAGAGCACGCAGCTCcgtgagcagctcgcggccgtgcgcaacgTCCTGGACGAGACCAAAAAGGCACTCGACGAGGCCCACCAacagctgcgtgcgcagacCGGCAGTGCCAAAGAGTCGAacgacgagcacgcgcaggcCTCGGAAAAGCTCAGGGCGGaacacgccgcggcgaccgagcgcctgcgtgcggaGCTTGGCGCGGATAGCCGGCGCAGGCAAGAGGAACACGCCGCAGAGCTGGAAAAGCTGCGGCAGGAGCTATTCAAAGagacgcagctgcgcgaagAGCACCAgaacgagctcgcgcgtctgcgGGAGGAGCACGCCaagggcgcggcgccggcagaCGACGCGCAACTTGCGCAGGAGAACGAAGACCTGCTTGTCcttctcgacgagctctCGACCAAGCACAAGCGCAACAaggcgcgcatgcgcatgCAGGGCTGGGACGTGAGCGAGgatgaggacgacgacgacgacgacgagctctaG
- a CDS encoding L-lactate dehydrogenase (cytochrome) (COG:C; EggNog:ENOG503NTYS) → MTQWTYDEVAKHGSRDDCYVILYNKVYDLTEFIPEHPGGPQIIIKYAGKDATTIFDPVHPKGTIEKHLPAEKCMGDVNVDTVPEEVLREREALEQEEVARRKNLPPVTQCLNLYDFEIVARKVVTPMAWAYYSSAADDQETLHENTSAFRRIWFRPRILRNVKHVDTSTLILGHPSTLPVYITATALGRLGHPDGEKNLTRAAAQTGLIQMVPTLSSCSFEEIVAERTPDGKPTQFFQLYVNSDRSVVLDMLRAAEEANIQAIFVTVDAPQLGRREKDMRMHFDDAGSNVQNTQGEDVGRDEGAARAISSFIDPSLNWDDVLWMKNQTRIPILLKGVQTWEDAVLAAEMGLAGVVLSNHGGRQLDFARSGIEILEEVVTELRKRGYYPRKNFQLFVDGGIRRATDVLKAIALGATAVGIGRPFIYAFSAYGAEGVVRAVQILRDEMEMNMRLIGAPTLKDVVPEMLDLSALHARAGTVGERCGTTVLDPMGNGKSHL, encoded by the exons ATGACGCAGTGGACCTATGACGAAGTTGCGAAGCACGGTTCGCGGGATGACTGCTATGTTATCTTGTACAATAAGGTGTACGACTTGACCGAGTTTATCCCTGAGCACCCTGGTGGCCCTCAGATTATTATCAAGTACGCCGGCAAGGATGCAAC TACCATTTTCGACCCTGTCCACCCCAAGGGAACGATCGAGAAGCACCTGCCGGCTGAAAAGTGCATGGGCGATGTGAACGTCGACACGGTTCCTGAGGaggtcctgcgcgagcgcgaggcgctcgagcaggaagaggttgcgcgccgcaagaaCCTTCCCCCGGTGACGCAGTGCCTGAACCTCTACGACTTTGAGATTGTCGCGCGCAAGGTGGTCACCCCCATGGCGTGGGCCTACTACTCGTCGGCTGCTGACGACCAAGAGACGCTCCACGAAAACACCTCGGCGTTCCGCCGTATCTGGTTCCGCCCGCGCATCCTGCGCAACGTCAAGCATGTGGATACCAGCACCCTTATCCTCGGCCACCCCAGCACGCTGCCTGTGTACATTACTGCCACAGCTCTTGGCCGTCTGGGCCACCCTGACGGTGAAAAGAACCTGACGCGTGCTGCGGCCCAGACGGGTCTGATCCAGATGGTTCCCACTCTCTCGTCGTGCTCCTTTGAGGAGATTGTtgcggagcgcacgcccgacGGCAAGCCGACGCAGTTCTTCCAGCTGTACGTGAACAGCGACCGGAGTGTTGTGCTCGATATgctccgcgccgccgaggaggccAACATTCAGGCGATCTTTGTCACGGTCGACGCTCCCCAACTAGGCCGCCGCGAGAAGGACATGCGCATGCACTTTGACGACGCTGGCTCGAACGTGCAAAATACCCAGGGCGAGGACGTGGGCCGTGAcgagggcgcggcgcgtgccatCAGCTCGTTCATCGACCCCAGCCTCAACTGGGACGACGTGCTCTGGATGAAGAACCAGACGCGCATTCCCATCCTGCTCAAGGGTGTGCAGACCTGGGAGGacgccgtgctcgccgccgagatGGGTCTCGCGGGTGTCGTTCTGTCGAACCACGGTGGCCGCCAGCTCGACTTTGCGCGCTCCGGTATTGAGATCCTGGAAGAGGTGGTGACCGAGCTGCGGAAGCGCGGCTACTACCCCCGCAAGAACTTCCAGCTGTTCGTCGATGGCGGTATTCGCCGTGCGACCGACGTCCTGAAGGCCATCGCACTGGGCGCCACTGCCGTCGGTATCGGCCGTCCGTTTATCTACGCCTTCTCAGCCTACGGTGCGGAGGGTGTCGTGCGCGCGGTGCAGatcctgcgcgacgagatGGAGATGAACATGCGCCTtatcggcgcgccgacgctcaAGGATGTCGTGCCCGAGATGCTCGACCTAAGCGCTTTGCACGCACGGGCTGGTaccgtcggcgagcgctgcggcacCACCGTGCTCGACCCGATGGGCAACGGCAAGAGCCATCTGTAG
- the GPA2 gene encoding Guanine nucleotide-binding protein alpha-2 subunit (EggNog:ENOG503NVBY; COG:D; COG:T) produces MGACFSGPAGDGDQDAKLKSMEIDRHLDEDGRRGKSEYKILLLGSGESGKSTIVKQMKIIHQNGYTPDELLVYRLTVIKNLVDSAKTVVLALRKFKLEPERIENRENADVILQYEVAPSADTVLPPHMGAVITSLWNDPVITKLLDRSTEFYMMDNAAYFFTSASRIATPTYLPNEQDVLHARSKTIGVMETHFRMGELSIHLVDVGGQRSERRKWIHCFEAVTSIIFCVALSEYDQVLLEDSQQNRMAESLVLFESVVNSRWFTRTSVVLLLNKIDIFRQKIPKHPLADYFPEYTGGNDVNKAAKYILWRFTLANRAKLNIYPHLTQATDTSNIRLVFAAVKETLLQNSLRETGLL; encoded by the exons ATGGGTGCGTGCTTCTCTGGGCcggcgggcgacggcgaccagGATGCGAAGCTCAAGAGCATGGAAATTGATCGACACCTGGATGAGGATGGGCGTCGGGGGAAGAGCGAGTACAAGATCCTGCTGCTAG GCTCTGGCGAGTCGGGCAAGTCGACGATTGTGAAGCAGATGAAGATTATCCACCAGAACGGCTACACGCCGGATGAGTTGCTGGTTTATCGTCTGACGGTGATCAAAAACCTCGTTGACTCGGCGAAGACGGTTgtgctggcgctgcgcaagttTAAGCTCGAgcccgagcgcatcgagaaCCGGGAGAATGCCGACGTGATTCTGCAGTACGAGGTCGCGCCGAGTGCCGACACGGTGCTCCCGCCCCATATGGGCGCTGTTATCACGTCGCTGTGGAACGACCCGGTAATCACCAAGCTCTTGGACCGCAGCACCGAGTTCTACATGATGGACAATGCCGCGTACTTTTtcacgagcgcatcgcgcatcGCCACGCCGACCTACTTGCCTAACGAGCAGGATGTGCTGCACGCGCGATCCAAGACCATCGGTGTGATGGAGACGCATTTCCGCATGGGCGAGTTATCCAtccacctcgtcgacgtgggCGGACAGCGCtcggagcggcgcaagtGGATCCACTGCTTCGAGGCGGTGACGTCGATCATTTTCTGTGTCGCCCTGAGCGAGTACGACCAGGTGCTGCTGGAAGATAGCCAGCAGAACCGCATGGCAGAGAGCCTGGTGCTGTTTGAGAGCGTGGTCAACTCGCGCTGGTTTACCCGCACGTCGGTCGTCTTGCTCCTCAACAAGATCGACATCTTCCGCCAAAAGATCCCAAAACACCCGCTGGCGGACTACTTTCCGGAGTACACGGGCGGTAACGACGTGAACAAGGCGGCAAAGTACATTCTTTGGCGCTTTACCCTCGCGAACCGCGCCAAGCTCAACATTTATCCCCACCTGACGCAGGCGACCGACACGAGCAACATCCGCCTGGTGTTTGCGGCAGTGAAGGAGACCCTGCTGCAGaactcgctgcgcgagacgggCCTGCTGTAG